In Candidatus Manganitrophus morganii, the genomic window ATCATCAACTGACTGATAATAGTAGTGGTCTCTATGCCGGTGATGTTGGATAACATTCCGGAAAGGGGGTTCGTCGCCATTTATGCCTCAAGGTGGAATAGGGTTTTGCTGTTTTCTAAAAGCGTTTCCGCCATTTTCAAATACTCTGCCGGCGGGATCTGTTTGACGACATTCCCTTCAGCGTCTTTAATTCTGATCACCACATTCTTGTTCTCATCAATCGCAAAAAATGCCTTAAAAGCGATGGTTTCAAAGTTTGTGGCTGCAGGAGCACTTTGAGCATCCTGATGCTTCGCGCTGATCTGCGCTGCCACCTGTTCTTTTTTTTGGACGTTCTTCCCACCCTTTTTGGTCCGGCCAATCTCGGGAACAATGGAGGGAGAGCCCGCGTCTATGCTTTTTATCTCCATATTATCTCAAAAGGGGGTGGGGAAC contains:
- a CDS encoding flagellar protein FlaG; translation: MEIKSIDAGSPSIVPEIGRTKKGGKNVQKKEQVAAQISAKHQDAQSAPAATNFETIAFKAFFAIDENKNVVIRIKDAEGNVVKQIPPAEYLKMAETLLENSKTLFHLEA